From the Montipora capricornis isolate CH-2021 chromosome 2, ASM3666992v2, whole genome shotgun sequence genome, one window contains:
- the LOC138037090 gene encoding uncharacterized protein has translation MSDQQNPVCVFAQISAILPSQPDQLETDKTRIIIFNNCGKSLNNYLFRYGNKFLKWLLGVNKYCNNNACRAETGRFPMSIDTQYNYKCEDYLHQVTNTRHRIALTKMRLSKHKLAIETGRYSRPLKKPAERICPICKIEMEDEYHFLNICPAYQEKRCSLLAYLEKEYRIKISRMSRNKIFMFLINPPRGNVKIQKLIAKQIFKCEDEDE, from the exons ATGTCGGATCAGCAAAATCCGGTCTGTGTTTTCGCACAAATCTCTGCCATTTTGCCCTCACAGCCGGATCAGTTGGAAACTG ACAAGACAAGAATTATAATTTTTAACAATTGTGGTAAGTCTTTAAACAACTACTTGTTCAGATACGG AAATAAATTCCTAAAGTGGTTGCTGGGAGTTAACAAATACTGCAACAACAATGCATGCAGGGCTGAAACAGGACGGTTCCCTATGTCAATTGATACTCAAT ACAATTACAAATGTGAAGACTACTTACATCAGGTCACCAATACACGACACAGAATAGCCCTAACAAAAATGCGACTTAGCAAACACAAATTAGCCATAGAGACAGGACGTTATTCAAGACCGCTCAAGAAACCTGCAGAAAGAATTTGCCCAATTTGTAAAATAGAAATGGAGGACGAATACCATTTTCTAAATATATGCCCTGCTTACCAGGAAAAACGATGTTCGTTACTAGCCTATTTGGAAAAAGAATATAGAATAAAAATAAGCAGAATGTCACgtaataaaatatttatgttTCTGATAAACCCCCCTAGAGGAAAtgttaaaatacaaaaactaaTAGCAAAACAGATATTCAAATGTGAAGACGAAGACGAATAA
- the LOC138037917 gene encoding putative ATP-dependent DNA helicase Q1: MGTVELLVVDEAHVSQTWGKSSHRKKAFRAAYGELSTLRSFLKPGTPVLALTATVEWKSRVNLIKLLGMQAPEIVDVSINNENIRFSVQKIKKGLQCFNWLVAKIATQQQSTSKTIIFCRSITDISTVLSYLLAKSGSAAYVDQEKSPLKCLIAVYHSNSPEESKVRVNKSLKLNDGPIRIVLATSALSLGVNFKDVRYIIHYGPAPDLRTHLQEAGRAGRDGKAAFNVLYYHGQQLRLCDKNFKESLKVTSCYRVAFLKTFDSTVKPLNEGHNCCSNCHQACQCSGENCAVSLPVFESVDSQETMTQGERIINGTDIADFESALKELQDNLDGNVTFSILGNKLMTHGFSDNVIKEIVYDVQHIFTAEYLIENHHIVSLPLARDIMEIIQEQFEDIDISQDELFRISLTDQLEGDMGSSAVLDHPLITDNTLFENYFDSSSGSSGEDELPAKWQTAYKETVTWCMHICPF; encoded by the exons ATGGGAACTGTCGAACTTCTCGTTGTTGATGAAGCCCACGTATCTCAAACTTG GGGAAAGTCGTCTCACAGAAAAAAAGCTTTTAGAGCAGCGTATGGGGAGCTGAGCACCCTCAGGTCATTTCTGAAGCCTGGTACACCAGTCCTTGCCCTAACTGCGACTGTGGAATGGAAAAGCCGTGTCAACTTGATAAAACTGCTTGGAATGCAAGCACCTGAGATAGTAGACGTATCCATTAACAATGAGAACATCAGATTTTCTgtacagaaaatcaagaaaggactGCAGTGTTTTAATTGGTTGGTGGCCAAGATAGCTACTCAACAGCAGAGTACctcaaaaacaattattttttgcaGAAGCATAACTGACATCTCTACTGTTTTGAGCTACCTTTTGGCAAAATCGGGTAGTGCAGCCTATGTGGATCAAGAAAAATCTCCATTGAAGTGTCTCATTGCAGTGTATCATAGCAACAGCCCCGAAGAGTCTAAAGTGAGGGTTAACAAGTCATTGAAGCTGAATGATGGCCCCATCAGGATTGTGTTGGCGACTTCTGCATTGAGTCTTGGTGTGAACTTTAAGGATGTGAGGTACATAATTCATTATGGACCTGCACCTGATTTAAGAACTCATCTGCAAGAGGCTGGAAGAGCAGGAAGAGATGGAAAGGCTGCCTTTAATGTTTTATATTATCATGGCCAGCAACTGCGTCTCTGTGACAAAAATTTCAAGGAAAGTCTGAAAGTAACATCTTGCTACCGTGTAGCATTTCTTAAGACTTTTGACAGCACAGTGAAACCTCTAAACGAAGGCCACAACTGCTGTAGCAATTGCCACCAGGCATGTCAATGTTCTGGTGAAAATTGTGCAGTCAGCCTTCCTGTTTTTGAAAGTGTCGATTCTCAAGAAACAATGACTCAGGGAGAACGAATTATCAATGGTACTGATATTGCTGACTTCGAGTCTGCGTTAAAAGAACTACAGGACAACTTGGATGGAAATGTTACATTTTCTATTCTGGGGAACAAACTGATGACTCATGGTTTTTCAGATAATGTGATCAAAGAGATTGTTTATGATGTTCAACACATTTTTACTGCAGAATATCTTATTGAAAACCATCACATTGTATCGCTACCTTTAGCCAGAGACATTATGGAAATTATCCAAGAACAGTTTGAGGACATTGACATTTCACAAGATGAACTTTTTAGAATCTCTCTTACCGATCAGCTGGAAGGTGACATGGGATCATCAGCAGTTTTGGACCACCCCCTCATTACTGATAATacattatttgaaaattactttgaCAGTTCAAGTGGTTCCAGTGGTGAAGATGAACTTCCC GCAAAATGGCAAACAGCTTACAAAGAAACAGTAACGTGGTGTATGCATATTTGTCCTTTCTGA